The Terriglobia bacterium genome includes the window CCGAAGACAATCTCGGGATGGTGCTGGCCAAAATGGGCGACTTCGCTGGAGCCCGGATTCACCAGGAGCGGGCGGTCCAGATCGATCCGCAGTTTGCCGACGCGCAATATCAGCTCGGAAGCACCATGGCTAAGCTGGGAGATCTCGACGGCGCGGTAAAACATTTCCAGGAAGCGCTTCGACTCGATCCGGAGCAGCACCTCGCGCACAACAGCCTCGGCGAGGTCCTCATCAAGCAGGGCAGGATTCCGGAAGCAAAGACGGAGTTCGAACAAGCCTTGAAGATCCGCCCGCATTACGCCGTCGCCGAGCAGAACCTCGCGTCAATTCAATAAGCTCGTCATCCGCAATGATCATTCACACCGCTTCGTCTCGCGATCACCTTTCCTGAAGACTGCACCTGAATATCGGTGAGGGCTTGCTTACTGGTCGTCGGGACATAGATGAACATCGATACCGCCTCGCAAATCTCGATGGCATCGTTGTGTCTCGATTTCCGCGTGGTGACCACAACGGTCGTTCCCGCCGTCTGAATCGAATCGATCGTATCCAGCCAGGCGGTTTTCGAATCTCCGAAGTTTTCCTGGAGGTACGTCATGATCGCCTGCTCCTTCGAAACAGGCACTGGAACGAAGGAGTTGGCGATCATGACGAGCAGCAGGAAAATCCCGCAGAAGAACACAAATGTCAACGCCTGCTTCTTCTTCATTGTGTAATGCTGCGCGCTGCCGCGCTTGCGCTCCGCCTGCGCGCCGCGACACTATATCATCCTGTGAACGGACCGACTTTTCGGAGGCCAGCGCTTATGAAAACGAAACTCCTTGCCCTCGTGTCTTTCTGTTTTCTCACCTATGCCCAGGGCCGCGGATTTACCGTCGATCAAGTCCTCGGCTTCCCTTCGCCGGATAACCTGATCGCTTCACCAGTGGGTTCGACCATCGCGTGGACGTTCAATGAGCGAGGCGTCCGCAATATCTTCGCGGCGAGCGGTCCGGGATTTGAAGCACACCACGTGACGGAATACACGCAGGACGATGGCCTGGAACTGACGCAGCTGGCCTTCTCGCACGACGGTAAAGCGATCGTTTATGTGCGCGGCGGCGATCACGGAAACACGCGCGGAGACCAGCCGCCTCCGAATCCGGCCGGGCTGCCGGTGCAACCGCGGATCCAGATTTGGTCTGTTCCGGCAACAGGCGGCACACCCAGGCTCATCGGCGACGGAGACGAACCGGCCCTCGCGCCGGATTCGGACCGTGTCGCATTTGTTCGAAATCACCAGGTCTGGATCGCTGCTCTCGATGGATCGAAACAACCGCAGCAACTTTTCTATGCGCGCGGAAACAGCGGATCGCTCGAATGGTCGCCGGACGGGAGGACGCTGGCCTTCGTGTCGAACCGGACGGACCACAGCTTCATCGGGCTCTACGCGCCGGATCAGCCAGTCCGTTTCATCGCGCCGTCCACCTCGCGTGATACGCAACCCGTCTGGTCGGTGGACGGCAGAAAAATCGCATTCCTGCGCCAACCCGGAAACGGCGGGACGCCTCGCTCGCCGCTCGCGCGAGTGGATACACCCTGGAGCGTGATGGTCGCCGCTATGCCTTCAGCAAATCCGGAGAACATTCCGGCAACGCCCGTCGTCATGAGCGGCGAATCTCCTATCGATCCCATCGTGCAGAATCCCGGCGGGATCGGAATTCGTTGGGCCGCGGACGACACGCTCGTCTTCATGTCATATCGGGATGGATTTCCACACCTGTACGCCCTTCAACATCCCGGCGCAAACACCCCGCCGAGATTGCTGACCCGTGGCTCATTCATGGTTGAACAATTCGTACTGACGCCGGATCGCCGGTCGATTGTTTTTACCGCGAACACGGGCCCCGATCCGAACGACATCGACCGTCGTCATCTTTATGCGCTGGCGATCCAAGGGACGCCGCAACACGCGCTTACCAGCGGAACAGGAATCGAGTGGAGCCCGGTAGTCACCGCCGGCGGGCGGGTTGCATTCCTGAATTCGAGCGCGCAACGGCCGCCGGCGCCGGCGGTACTTCCGAGCACTGGCGGAGGAAACCAGATCAATGTAGCCGGCAACCTCTTGGCCAGGGACTATCCCAGCTCCGAACTCGCAACCCCGGAACTCGTCAGTTTCCGTGCCTCGGATGGAGTCGAAGCGCACGGCCAATTGTTCAAGCCGGCCGGCGGCGCGGCCCGGCGCCCTGCAGTCGTCTACATTCACGGCGGAGGCCCGCGCCAGATGTTGCTGGGATTCCATAATCGCTGGGAATATGCGAACGACTATGCAGCCAACGAATATCTGGCGAGCCGCGGCTTCATCGTCCTCTCGGTGGATTACCGCTTAAGCGTCGGGTACGGCCAGGCGTTTCAGTTTGCCGAGAACACGGGAGCGCGGGGCGCAGAGGAATACCGGGACATTCTGGCCGGAGGCAAGTATCTCCAATCGCGGCCAGACGTCGATCCGAATCGAATCGGCGTCTGGGGAGCCTCATTGGGCGGCTACCTCACGGCACTCGCTCTCGGACGCAACTCCGATGTTTTCGCCGCGGGCGTCGATGTGCACGGCGTCGAGGACCGGCTCCCTGCCGTGAACACCACAACGCTCGCTCATGCCATCGTCGGCGACGGCATCACCGAGGCGGATTTGAAAAAGGCGCTGCAGGTGGAATTCGAATCGTCCCCGATTGCGGCGATCAAGACCTGGAAGTCGCCGGTGCTGCTGATCCACGGTGAT containing:
- a CDS encoding prolyl oligopeptidase family serine peptidase; amino-acid sequence: MKTKLLALVSFCFLTYAQGRGFTVDQVLGFPSPDNLIASPVGSTIAWTFNERGVRNIFAASGPGFEAHHVTEYTQDDGLELTQLAFSHDGKAIVYVRGGDHGNTRGDQPPPNPAGLPVQPRIQIWSVPATGGTPRLIGDGDEPALAPDSDRVAFVRNHQVWIAALDGSKQPQQLFYARGNSGSLEWSPDGRTLAFVSNRTDHSFIGLYAPDQPVRFIAPSTSRDTQPVWSVDGRKIAFLRQPGNGGTPRSPLARVDTPWSVMVAAMPSANPENIPATPVVMSGESPIDPIVQNPGGIGIRWAADDTLVFMSYRDGFPHLYALQHPGANTPPRLLTRGSFMVEQFVLTPDRRSIVFTANTGPDPNDIDRRHLYALAIQGTPQHALTSGTGIEWSPVVTAGGRVAFLNSSAQRPPAPAVLPSTGGGNQINVAGNLLARDYPSSELATPELVSFRASDGVEAHGQLFKPAGGAARRPAVVYIHGGGPRQMLLGFHNRWEYANDYAANEYLASRGFIVLSVDYRLSVGYGQAFQFAENTGARGAEEYRDILAGGKYLQSRPDVDPNRIGVWGASLGGYLTALALGRNSDVFAAGVDVHGVEDRLPAVNTTTLAHAIVGDGITEADLKKALQVEFESSPIAAIKTWKSPVLLIHGDDDRTVEFHQTVDLKQRLVERGVKVEELVLPDDVHDALLWRNWKTSITAMAEFFERTLQPKSGN